Proteins from one Esox lucius isolate fEsoLuc1 chromosome 19, fEsoLuc1.pri, whole genome shotgun sequence genomic window:
- the rps27l gene encoding 40S ribosomal protein S27-like isoform X1, translating to MPLARDLLHPSVELERRQHKKKRLVQCPNSYFMDVKCPGCYKITTVFSHAQTVVLCVGCSTVLCQPTGGKARLTEGCSFRRKQH from the exons ATGCCA TTAGCCAGAGACCTACTCCACCCTTCTGTGGAGTTGGAGAGAAGACAACATAAGAAGAAACGCCTCGTTCAATGCCCTAACTCCTACTTCATGGATGTTAAGTGCCCAG GCTGCTATAAAATCACCACAGTGTTTAGCCATGCCCAGACCGTGGTACTTTGTGTTGGATGCTCCACTGTTCTCTGCCAGCCAACCGGAGGAAAGGCAAGACTCACTGAGG GTTGCTCTTTCAGGAGGAAGCAGCACTGA
- the rps27l gene encoding 40S ribosomal protein S27-like isoform X2, whose amino-acid sequence MDVKCPGCYKITTVFSHAQTVVLCVGCSTVLCQPTGGKARLTEGCSFRRKQH is encoded by the exons ATGGATGTTAAGTGCCCAG GCTGCTATAAAATCACCACAGTGTTTAGCCATGCCCAGACCGTGGTACTTTGTGTTGGATGCTCCACTGTTCTCTGCCAGCCAACCGGAGGAAAGGCAAGACTCACTGAGG GTTGCTCTTTCAGGAGGAAGCAGCACTGA
- the dnaja gene encoding dnaJ homolog subfamily A member 4 isoform X1, which translates to MVKETGFYDVLGVSPKASPDEIKKAYRKLALKYHPDKNPNEGEKFKLISQAYEVLSDPKKRDLYDQGGEQAIKEGGMGGGGSPMDIFNMFFGGGGRMHQQRERRGKNVVHQLTVTLEELYNGTKRKLALQKNVICEKCEGYGGKKGTLQTCGSCKGRGVEIKVQQIGPGMIQQIQTMCSECHGEGERFSAKDRCKNCNGHKVERKKKILEVHIDKGMKDGQKVVFHGEGDQEPGLEPGDVIIVLDQQEHPVYQRQDDNLYMKIEIRLVEALCGFKKTIRTLDGRMLIINSPPGKVIKANDTRCVLNEGMPIHRDPFDRGQLIIQFLVEFPEKHWLPEHLLPQLEALLPPRDEPLITDDMEEVDLEEIDGSYTKQRSGRGKPSFDDIDEDEGTSHGVQCQQQ; encoded by the exons ATGGTTAAAGAGACGGGCTTCTACGACGTTTTAGGTGTGAGTCCTAAAGCCTCACCAGACGAAATTAAAAAAGCATACAGAAAACTGGCTCTGAAATACCACCCGGACAAGAACCCGAATGAAGGGGAAAAG TTCAAGCTGATATCTCAGGCCTATGAGGTTCTGTCGGACCCTAAAAAGAGGGACCTGTATGACCAGGGAGGAGAGCAGGCCATCAAGGAGGGGGGCATGGGCGGTGGAGGTTCCCCTATGGACATATTCAACATGTTCTTTGGAGGTGGAGGCCGGATGCACCAGCAAAGGGAGCGGAGAG GTAAGAACGTGGTCCATCAGCTCACTGTGACTCTGGAGGAGCTGTACAATGGAACCAAGAGGAAACTTGCACTGCAGAAAAACGTCATCTGTGAAAAATGTGAAG GTTACGGTGGCAAGAAGGGCACACTGCAGACCTGTGGCTCCTGTAaggggagaggagtggagatCAAGGTGCAGCAGATTGGACCAGGGATGATCCAGCAGATCCAGACTATGTGTTCAGAATGCCACGGGGAGGGCGAACGCTTCAGTGCGAAAGACAGGTGCAAGAACTGCAATGGACACAAAGTGGAGCGCAAGAAGAAGATTCTAGAGGTTCACATTGACAAAG GTATGAAGGACGGTCAGAAGGTAGTATTCCATGGGGAGGGGGACCAGGAACCTGGTCTGGAACCAGGTGATGTAATCATCGTGCTGGACCAGCAGGAACACCCGGTGTACCAGCGGCAGGATGACAACCTCTACATGAAGATTGAAATCCGACTGGTGGAAGCCCTCTGTGGCTTTAAGAAGACCATCCGCACTCTAGACGGCAGGATGCTCATCATCAACTCACCTCCAG GTAAAGTGATAAAGGCCAATGATACAAGATGTGTCCTTAATGAAGGAATGCCCATCCACAGAGACCCTTTTGACAGAGGACAGCTCATCATTCAGTTTCTG GTGGAGTTCCCAGAGAAGCACTGGTTGCCTGAGCACCTCCTTCCCCAGCTGGAGGCGCTGCTCCCCCCCAGAGACGAGCCCCTGATAACAGACGACATGGAGGAGGTGGACCTTGAGGAGATAGACGGGAGCTACACCAAACAGAGGAGTGGGCGAGGGAAGCCCTCCTTTGATGATATTGATGAGGATGAGGGGACCAGCCATGGGGTACAGTGTCAGCAGCAGTAG
- the dnaja gene encoding dnaJ homolog subfamily A member 1 isoform X2 yields MVKETGFYDVLGVSPKASPDEIKKAYRKLALKYHPDKNPNEGEKFKLISQAYEVLSDPKKRDLYDQGGEQAIKEGGMGGGGSPMDIFNMFFGGGGRMHQQRERRGKNVVHQLTVTLEELYNGTKRKLALQKNVICEKCEGYGGKKGTLQTCGSCKGRGVEIKVQQIGPGMIQQIQTMCSECHGEGERFSAKDRCKNCNGHKVERKKKILEVHIDKGMKDGQKVVFHGEGDQEPGLEPGDVIIVLDQQEHPVYQRQDDNLYMKIEIRLVEALCGFKKTIRTLDGRMLIINSPPGNTVRS; encoded by the exons ATGGTTAAAGAGACGGGCTTCTACGACGTTTTAGGTGTGAGTCCTAAAGCCTCACCAGACGAAATTAAAAAAGCATACAGAAAACTGGCTCTGAAATACCACCCGGACAAGAACCCGAATGAAGGGGAAAAG TTCAAGCTGATATCTCAGGCCTATGAGGTTCTGTCGGACCCTAAAAAGAGGGACCTGTATGACCAGGGAGGAGAGCAGGCCATCAAGGAGGGGGGCATGGGCGGTGGAGGTTCCCCTATGGACATATTCAACATGTTCTTTGGAGGTGGAGGCCGGATGCACCAGCAAAGGGAGCGGAGAG GTAAGAACGTGGTCCATCAGCTCACTGTGACTCTGGAGGAGCTGTACAATGGAACCAAGAGGAAACTTGCACTGCAGAAAAACGTCATCTGTGAAAAATGTGAAG GTTACGGTGGCAAGAAGGGCACACTGCAGACCTGTGGCTCCTGTAaggggagaggagtggagatCAAGGTGCAGCAGATTGGACCAGGGATGATCCAGCAGATCCAGACTATGTGTTCAGAATGCCACGGGGAGGGCGAACGCTTCAGTGCGAAAGACAGGTGCAAGAACTGCAATGGACACAAAGTGGAGCGCAAGAAGAAGATTCTAGAGGTTCACATTGACAAAG GTATGAAGGACGGTCAGAAGGTAGTATTCCATGGGGAGGGGGACCAGGAACCTGGTCTGGAACCAGGTGATGTAATCATCGTGCTGGACCAGCAGGAACACCCGGTGTACCAGCGGCAGGATGACAACCTCTACATGAAGATTGAAATCCGACTGGTGGAAGCCCTCTGTGGCTTTAAGAAGACCATCCGCACTCTAGACGGCAGGATGCTCATCATCAACTCACCTCCAGGTAATACAGTCAGGTCTTGA